From a single Armatimonadota bacterium genomic region:
- the cas1 gene encoding CRISPR-associated endonuclease Cas1, with translation MPTLYVDEYGARVRFSQGLIVVEKDGDELSSVRLQELDSVVIQENCGITSSAVCAFLRGGVDVCFITRGGEYVGKLEPAEGKNVLLRREQYAAADDPAFALGIARAAVAGKLRNMRTILMRYARTDRPMQADDPTARLRAAADSTASCPSIEALLGIEGSGTREYFAAFPAILEGQWRFSGRNRRPPEDPVNAMLGFAYALLENELERSVSVCGLDPYCGFLHQDQYGRQSLVLDLMEEFRPVIADSVVLSCSSRGMLDPDAHFEERDGGVYLNEPGRQKFFAAFYGRMKETVTAAPGEPAASYREVCVRQARSIASCIKRRTPDYAAFTVK, from the coding sequence ATGCCCACACTCTACGTAGACGAATACGGCGCCAGGGTCCGCTTCTCCCAGGGGCTCATCGTCGTCGAGAAGGACGGCGATGAGCTCTCCTCCGTTCGCCTCCAGGAACTCGACTCGGTCGTCATCCAGGAGAACTGCGGGATCACCAGTTCCGCCGTCTGCGCCTTCCTGCGCGGCGGCGTGGACGTCTGCTTCATAACCCGCGGCGGCGAGTACGTCGGCAAGCTCGAGCCCGCCGAGGGCAAAAACGTCCTCCTCCGCAGGGAACAGTACGCCGCCGCTGACGACCCCGCCTTCGCGCTCGGCATCGCCCGCGCCGCCGTCGCCGGCAAGCTCCGGAACATGCGCACCATCCTTATGCGGTATGCGCGCACCGACCGGCCGATGCAGGCCGACGATCCCACCGCCCGCCTGAGGGCCGCCGCGGACTCCACCGCCTCGTGCCCATCCATCGAGGCGCTCCTCGGGATAGAGGGCTCCGGCACCAGGGAGTACTTCGCCGCGTTCCCCGCCATTCTCGAAGGGCAGTGGCGGTTCTCCGGGCGGAACAGGCGCCCTCCCGAAGACCCCGTGAACGCGATGCTCGGTTTCGCCTATGCCCTTCTGGAGAACGAACTGGAGCGCTCCGTCTCCGTGTGCGGGCTCGACCCGTACTGCGGCTTCCTCCACCAGGACCAGTACGGCCGCCAGAGCCTCGTCCTCGACCTGATGGAGGAGTTCCGGCCCGTCATCGCGGATTCCGTCGTACTGAGCTGCTCCAGCCGGGGCATGCTCGACCCGGACGCCCACTTCGAGGAACGGGACGGCGGGGTCTACCTGAACGAGCCCGGGCGCCAGAAGTTTTTCGCCGCATTCTACGGGCGCATGAAGGAGACCGTGACCGCCGCGCCGGGGGAGCCCGCCGCATCGTACCGTGAGGTCTGCGTCCGCCAGGCGCGCAGCATCGCCTCGTGCATCAAGCGGCGGACGCCGGACTATGCCGCGTTCACCGTGAAGTAA
- the cas2 gene encoding CRISPR-associated endonuclease Cas2, with translation MFVLVSYDIKSTKLRTRIAKIMESHGDRVQFSVFECNMEQPEMDRMMKRLGKQELDKGDSVRVYRICADCKGRITILGAGEVSEDPDLVIV, from the coding sequence TTGTTCGTACTCGTCTCATACGACATCAAGAGCACCAAGCTGCGCACCCGCATCGCCAAGATAATGGAATCGCACGGCGACAGGGTGCAGTTCAGCGTCTTCGAGTGCAACATGGAGCAGCCCGAGATGGACCGCATGATGAAGCGCCTGGGAAAGCAGGAGCTTGACAAAGGCGACAGCGTGCGCGTATACAGGATATGCGCTGACTGCAAGGGCCGGATCACCATTCTGGGCGCGGGCGAGGTCTCCGAGGACCCGGACCTGGTGATAGTCTGA